From the genome of Lineus longissimus chromosome 8, tnLinLong1.2, whole genome shotgun sequence, one region includes:
- the LOC135492126 gene encoding synembryn-A-like isoform X2, which produces MDESSLDTLQSGSEDDICKILAEFAAKNAQTFSFPTLDKSTKQKMVDSCLLRLQQKASSRCYASCLETLRILSREKSGLEMLACESSLKILLKHSGIETYASEQGENITVQGGNNKVIIEAQKSLCNIIYNSPVAQRICTKNGCIEGIVQRLKTYKDPDLDADVKYFDMKILFLLTALCAEIRPVLRFELHGFTYLIEVLDLCLKEEDIPKSTLSDRDADLSCEVLKVLFNLTVAVDKNSLDEEEEAHFMRLVSVLHDLLLIETATKDKKEEVESHTVNLLTNMPRDCYEELLTPLTEGAVSAMDNKEVEYDGKNMEAIVVLLEFLNNRLDTPQKNKKESLTPILHCLCETCRANRCIRKFCRSKVLPPLRSEVKRLPEEGHTLRNKLCKLLTNPIQEVKELVADFLFVMCKENVNRMVKYTGYGNAAGLLASRGLMCGGKPTTAQDYSSDSEDSDTEEYGWLRDQVNPVTGRWEQDKPNPLEGMSEEQKEYEAMELVNMMDKLCKTGIIQPSMIGPDGKPHPIEHVFELAENAPAPPAAPPGGDEDELDSD; this is translated from the exons ATGGATGAATCGAGTCTTGATACGTTGCAAAGTGGTTCGGAGGACgatatttgcaaaattctgGCTGAATTTGCAGCAAAG aatgcTCAGACGTTCTCATTCCCAACTTTGGATAAGAGCACCAAGCAG aaaatggTCGACAGTTGTCTTctacggctgcagcagaaggcgTCGTCCCGATGTTACGCATCGTGCCTCGAGACTTTACGCATACTCAGTCGCGAAAAATCAGGGTTAGAGATGCTCGCCTGTGAAAGCTCGTTAAAAATCTTACTCAAGCATTCTGGGATTGAAACTTATGCATCGGAGCAAGGCGAGAATATTACCGTGCAAGGCGGAAATAACAAAG ttatCATTGAAGCGCAGAAGTCATTATGTAACATCATCTACAACAGCCCCGTTGCGCAGAGAATTTGCAC gaaaaatggCTGCATTGAAGGAATCGTACAGAGATTGAAAACATACAAGGACCCGGATCTCGATGCTGATGTGAAG TACTTTGATATGAAGATCCTTTTCCTTCTGACGGCCCTGTGTGCGGAGATCAG ACCGGTGTTACGATTCGAGCTACACGGCTTCACATACCTCATCGAGGTTCTCGACCTGTGTCTGAAGGAAGAGGACATACCGAAGTCCACGCTCAGCGACAGAGATGCTGACCTCTCATGCGAGGTCCTCAAAGTTCTGTTCAATCTGACGGTCGCGGTCGACAAGAATAGTCTCGACGAGGAAGAGGAGGCCCATTTTATGCGTCTGGTTAGCGTGTTACATGATCTGCTTCTGATCGAGACGGCCACaaaagataagaaagaagagGTGGAGAG TCACACGGTGAATCTCCTGACGAATATGCCGCGCGATTGTTACGAGGAGTTACTCACGCCGCTCACAGAGGGCGCTGTGAGTGCCATGGATAACAAAGAGGTGGAATATGATGGAAAAAACATGGAGGCCATCGTTGTATTGTTAGAATTCCTAAACAACAGATTAGACACA CCGCAGAAGAACAAGAAGGAGAGCCTGACGCCCATCCTACACTGCCTATGCGAGACGTGTCGAGCCAATAGGTGTATTAGGAAGTTCTGTCGGAGtaaagtgctgccacctttacGTAGTGAGGTGAAACGACTGCCAGAGGAGGGCCACACGCTAAGAAATAA GTTATGTAAATTATTGACCAATCCTATTCAAGAAGTCAAAGAACTCGTCGCTGATTTTCTATTTGTGATGTGCAAAGAAAATG TGAATCGTATGGTGAAGTACACAGGTTATGGCAATGCAGCTGGTCTGCTGGCCAGTCGAGGGTTAATGTGCGGAGGCAAACCAACCACTGCGCAGGATTATTCGAGCGACTCGGAGGATTCCGACACGGAAGAGTACGGGTGGTTAAGGGACCA AGTGAATCCTGTGACGGGCCGCTGGGAGCAGGATAAGCCCAATCCACTTGAGGGAATGTCCGAGGAACAGAAGGAATATGAGGCCATGGAACTAGTCAACATGATGGATAAACTCTGCAA GACAGGCATCATTCAGCCGAGCATGATCGGCCCCGATGGCAAACCTCATCCGATCGAACATGTCTTTGAGTTGGCGGAGAATGCGCCAGCGCCGCCAGCTGCCCCACCTGGTGGTGATGAAGACGAACTAGACTCCGACTGA
- the LOC135492126 gene encoding synembryn-A-like isoform X1, which yields MDESSLDTLQSGSEDDICKILAEFAAKNAQTFSFPTLDKSTKQKMVDSCLLRLQQKASSRCYASCLETLRILSREKSGLEMLACESSLKILLKHSGIETYASEQGENITVQGGNNKVIIEAQKSLCNIIYNSPVAQRICTKNGCIEGIVQRLKTYKDPDLDADVKYFDMKILFLLTALCAEIRPVLRFELHGFTYLIEVLDLCLKEEDIPKSTLSDRDADLSCEVLKVLFNLTVAVDKNSLDEEEEAHFMRLVSVLHDLLLIETATKDKKEEVESHTVNLLTNMPRDCYEELLTPLTEGAVSAMDNKEVEYDGKNMEAIVVLLEFLNNRLDTPQKNKKESLTPILHCLCETCRANRCIRKFCRSKVLPPLRSEVKRLPEEGHTLRNKLCKLLTNPIQEVKELVADFLFVMCKENVNRMVKYTGYGNAAGLLASRGLMCGGKPTTAQDYSSDSEDSDTEEYGWLRDQCPDSRVNPVTGRWEQDKPNPLEGMSEEQKEYEAMELVNMMDKLCKTGIIQPSMIGPDGKPHPIEHVFELAENAPAPPAAPPGGDEDELDSD from the exons ATGGATGAATCGAGTCTTGATACGTTGCAAAGTGGTTCGGAGGACgatatttgcaaaattctgGCTGAATTTGCAGCAAAG aatgcTCAGACGTTCTCATTCCCAACTTTGGATAAGAGCACCAAGCAG aaaatggTCGACAGTTGTCTTctacggctgcagcagaaggcgTCGTCCCGATGTTACGCATCGTGCCTCGAGACTTTACGCATACTCAGTCGCGAAAAATCAGGGTTAGAGATGCTCGCCTGTGAAAGCTCGTTAAAAATCTTACTCAAGCATTCTGGGATTGAAACTTATGCATCGGAGCAAGGCGAGAATATTACCGTGCAAGGCGGAAATAACAAAG ttatCATTGAAGCGCAGAAGTCATTATGTAACATCATCTACAACAGCCCCGTTGCGCAGAGAATTTGCAC gaaaaatggCTGCATTGAAGGAATCGTACAGAGATTGAAAACATACAAGGACCCGGATCTCGATGCTGATGTGAAG TACTTTGATATGAAGATCCTTTTCCTTCTGACGGCCCTGTGTGCGGAGATCAG ACCGGTGTTACGATTCGAGCTACACGGCTTCACATACCTCATCGAGGTTCTCGACCTGTGTCTGAAGGAAGAGGACATACCGAAGTCCACGCTCAGCGACAGAGATGCTGACCTCTCATGCGAGGTCCTCAAAGTTCTGTTCAATCTGACGGTCGCGGTCGACAAGAATAGTCTCGACGAGGAAGAGGAGGCCCATTTTATGCGTCTGGTTAGCGTGTTACATGATCTGCTTCTGATCGAGACGGCCACaaaagataagaaagaagagGTGGAGAG TCACACGGTGAATCTCCTGACGAATATGCCGCGCGATTGTTACGAGGAGTTACTCACGCCGCTCACAGAGGGCGCTGTGAGTGCCATGGATAACAAAGAGGTGGAATATGATGGAAAAAACATGGAGGCCATCGTTGTATTGTTAGAATTCCTAAACAACAGATTAGACACA CCGCAGAAGAACAAGAAGGAGAGCCTGACGCCCATCCTACACTGCCTATGCGAGACGTGTCGAGCCAATAGGTGTATTAGGAAGTTCTGTCGGAGtaaagtgctgccacctttacGTAGTGAGGTGAAACGACTGCCAGAGGAGGGCCACACGCTAAGAAATAA GTTATGTAAATTATTGACCAATCCTATTCAAGAAGTCAAAGAACTCGTCGCTGATTTTCTATTTGTGATGTGCAAAGAAAATG TGAATCGTATGGTGAAGTACACAGGTTATGGCAATGCAGCTGGTCTGCTGGCCAGTCGAGGGTTAATGTGCGGAGGCAAACCAACCACTGCGCAGGATTATTCGAGCGACTCGGAGGATTCCGACACGGAAGAGTACGGGTGGTTAAGGGACCA ATGTCCCGATTCCAGAGTGAATCCTGTGACGGGCCGCTGGGAGCAGGATAAGCCCAATCCACTTGAGGGAATGTCCGAGGAACAGAAGGAATATGAGGCCATGGAACTAGTCAACATGATGGATAAACTCTGCAA GACAGGCATCATTCAGCCGAGCATGATCGGCCCCGATGGCAAACCTCATCCGATCGAACATGTCTTTGAGTTGGCGGAGAATGCGCCAGCGCCGCCAGCTGCCCCACCTGGTGGTGATGAAGACGAACTAGACTCCGACTGA
- the LOC135492126 gene encoding synembryn-A-like isoform X3, with protein MVDSCLLRLQQKASSRCYASCLETLRILSREKSGLEMLACESSLKILLKHSGIETYASEQGENITVQGGNNKVIIEAQKSLCNIIYNSPVAQRICTKNGCIEGIVQRLKTYKDPDLDADVKYFDMKILFLLTALCAEIRPVLRFELHGFTYLIEVLDLCLKEEDIPKSTLSDRDADLSCEVLKVLFNLTVAVDKNSLDEEEEAHFMRLVSVLHDLLLIETATKDKKEEVESHTVNLLTNMPRDCYEELLTPLTEGAVSAMDNKEVEYDGKNMEAIVVLLEFLNNRLDTPQKNKKESLTPILHCLCETCRANRCIRKFCRSKVLPPLRSEVKRLPEEGHTLRNKLCKLLTNPIQEVKELVADFLFVMCKENVNRMVKYTGYGNAAGLLASRGLMCGGKPTTAQDYSSDSEDSDTEEYGWLRDQCPDSRVNPVTGRWEQDKPNPLEGMSEEQKEYEAMELVNMMDKLCKTGIIQPSMIGPDGKPHPIEHVFELAENAPAPPAAPPGGDEDELDSD; from the exons atggTCGACAGTTGTCTTctacggctgcagcagaaggcgTCGTCCCGATGTTACGCATCGTGCCTCGAGACTTTACGCATACTCAGTCGCGAAAAATCAGGGTTAGAGATGCTCGCCTGTGAAAGCTCGTTAAAAATCTTACTCAAGCATTCTGGGATTGAAACTTATGCATCGGAGCAAGGCGAGAATATTACCGTGCAAGGCGGAAATAACAAAG ttatCATTGAAGCGCAGAAGTCATTATGTAACATCATCTACAACAGCCCCGTTGCGCAGAGAATTTGCAC gaaaaatggCTGCATTGAAGGAATCGTACAGAGATTGAAAACATACAAGGACCCGGATCTCGATGCTGATGTGAAG TACTTTGATATGAAGATCCTTTTCCTTCTGACGGCCCTGTGTGCGGAGATCAG ACCGGTGTTACGATTCGAGCTACACGGCTTCACATACCTCATCGAGGTTCTCGACCTGTGTCTGAAGGAAGAGGACATACCGAAGTCCACGCTCAGCGACAGAGATGCTGACCTCTCATGCGAGGTCCTCAAAGTTCTGTTCAATCTGACGGTCGCGGTCGACAAGAATAGTCTCGACGAGGAAGAGGAGGCCCATTTTATGCGTCTGGTTAGCGTGTTACATGATCTGCTTCTGATCGAGACGGCCACaaaagataagaaagaagagGTGGAGAG TCACACGGTGAATCTCCTGACGAATATGCCGCGCGATTGTTACGAGGAGTTACTCACGCCGCTCACAGAGGGCGCTGTGAGTGCCATGGATAACAAAGAGGTGGAATATGATGGAAAAAACATGGAGGCCATCGTTGTATTGTTAGAATTCCTAAACAACAGATTAGACACA CCGCAGAAGAACAAGAAGGAGAGCCTGACGCCCATCCTACACTGCCTATGCGAGACGTGTCGAGCCAATAGGTGTATTAGGAAGTTCTGTCGGAGtaaagtgctgccacctttacGTAGTGAGGTGAAACGACTGCCAGAGGAGGGCCACACGCTAAGAAATAA GTTATGTAAATTATTGACCAATCCTATTCAAGAAGTCAAAGAACTCGTCGCTGATTTTCTATTTGTGATGTGCAAAGAAAATG TGAATCGTATGGTGAAGTACACAGGTTATGGCAATGCAGCTGGTCTGCTGGCCAGTCGAGGGTTAATGTGCGGAGGCAAACCAACCACTGCGCAGGATTATTCGAGCGACTCGGAGGATTCCGACACGGAAGAGTACGGGTGGTTAAGGGACCA ATGTCCCGATTCCAGAGTGAATCCTGTGACGGGCCGCTGGGAGCAGGATAAGCCCAATCCACTTGAGGGAATGTCCGAGGAACAGAAGGAATATGAGGCCATGGAACTAGTCAACATGATGGATAAACTCTGCAA GACAGGCATCATTCAGCCGAGCATGATCGGCCCCGATGGCAAACCTCATCCGATCGAACATGTCTTTGAGTTGGCGGAGAATGCGCCAGCGCCGCCAGCTGCCCCACCTGGTGGTGATGAAGACGAACTAGACTCCGACTGA